Sequence from the Candidatus Hepatoplasma crinochetorum Av genome:
TCAAACCCCCTAAAGCATAAAGTTCTTTTACAACAATACCTTTTGCTGAACCCCCAATTGAAACATTACAAAAAAGATAAGAAATATCTGATTTCTTAAAAGTAATAAGAGCTGTTTTAATTTTTTGTTTATTTAAAACATTTGCAGCTTCTACTCCAGCATGTCCTGCTCCAATAATTATTACATCATATTTTTTCATAAGATAATTTTATCATTATATAAATTTATAATTAAATTTCTCTAGTATATTTATCAGCTAGATTATCAATTCCTTTTATATATTCAACTTCTATTTTTATGTTATTTTCATCAATTAAAGAAAAGGCTTTTTTCATATAATCTTTTGCTTTTGTTTTACTATTTATTTTTCTTGTTTTTATTCAGGAAATAATGGTTTTATTATCATCATAAAAAAATGCTTTTAATATTTTGTTTTTTAATAAATATTTAATAAATTCTAAAAAAGCAAATGCTTCTATTTCATTTGATCATTCACAATCAGGATTTTCACTTCTATATAATAATTTTCCTTTATTATCAACTATAGCAATTAATCCGACATTATTTTTATTAGAAGAAATAGCACCATCGATATAAAAAATTTTTTGTTTAATTTTATTATTATTTAAATCTTTCTTTTTATTTTTTAATAAATTATCTAATTCTATAAAATAAGAAAATGTTGTAATTTTTTCAAATAAATCTATAAATTCTTCTTCTGAAATTAATTTATTACCTTTATGTCTAATTTCCCCATTATTATTTAATTTAATAAAAACATCATTAACAATTTTTTTACCAAAAAAAGATTTCAATTTTTCTCTATTTTCTCTTCCATCTAAAAAGGAATAAAAAAGACCTAATTTTTTACATTTTATTTTAAAATCATTTTCTTCTAAAATTTGATAAATTAATTTATTTATATCTTCTATTATTGTAAATTTTTTCTTATTTTCATTTAAAAATGATTCTATTAAATTGATTATTTTTTTTGCACTATTTTCAAGATTTTTATTGTTTAATCTCTTTGTTGAAAAAATATGTTTTTTAATTTTTTTTAAAAGATCAATTGTACTTTCAAAATCTAATTCTTCAAAAATTCTTTCTAGCTTTTTGATATTTGATAATTTGTCAAAACTTTTATCATTATTTGAATCAATTGCTTTATTTTTAAATTCTTTAATAAAATTATTAAACTTTAATTTATCTGAATATATTAAAGTTGTTACTCCGTTGTTTTCCTTATCGATTAATAATTTTAATATTTCAACTATTAAATTATCCAATTCATATTTTTCCATTTACAAATACTTTTATTCTCCCCTAAGTATTAATCAATCTGCAATTTCAGCATAGATTTTTTGATTTGTTTCTTGATATTTATATCTTGCTCATTTTGCTCAAAAATAAGCAGTAAAAATTCTTGCTATCTTAAATTTTTTAAAATCAAAATTACTTGTTAATTTAATATAAGTATTTAAAAATATTTCTTCTTGTTTTTTTGTTAATTTTCTTTTTACAACAAAACTAGCAAGATCAAAATATTTACTATTTAATCCACCATATTCATAATCAATAATTTTAATTTGATCATCTTTTAAAATTAAAATATTACCATCAACAATATCATTATTTGCATAACAAAGATCCTTATTAATTATTTTTAATCCTTCTTTTAAAATTAGATTTTCATCTTTATATTGCAAAATTTTCTCCTGCTTATTCAAAAAATTTCAAGTATCTAAAAAATTTGGTGCTTTAATTTTAGTATTTTTATTAATTTTTATATCATGAAGACTTTTAATTTCTTTTGCACAATTTATTAAAATCTTATCATTAACATTATCTATAAAAAAAGGTTTATGATCTATTTTTTCTGCACAGAAGTAATTTTTACCTATTTCCAAAGAATTAAAAACTTTTAATTCTTTTAAAATTAAAATTTCTTGATTTTGATAAATTTTTGTAAATTCATTATTAACAAAAAATTTGCAAATAATTTTATCTTTAAAATAAACATTATTTGATAATCCAATTTTGTCTTTAATTCAAGTTTTATCTTTCTTGATTATTTTTTCATTTCTTTCCATAATTATTACTTGCTTCAATAAAACTTTCAAATAAAGGATCTAATTTAAAAATTTTTGTATTAAATTCGGGATGAAATTGAACAGCAATAAAAAAATCATTTTTTGGATATTCCACTATTTCAACTAAATTAGTTTGTGGATTTATTCCAGAAAATACCAAACCATTTTTTTCTAAAATATTTTTATATTGATTATTAAATTCATAACGATGTCTATGTCTTTGATTTATTAAATCTTTTTTATAAATTTTGCTTGCTATTGTATTGGGAAAAATTTTACATTCATACTCGCCCAAACGCATTGTTCCCCCAAAATTTTTTAAATCTTGATCTTCCAATAAATGAATAATAAATTTTTGTTTCTTTTCAGGATTTAATTCTTGATGATATAAATTTAAATTTAAAACATTATTTGCAAATTCTAAAATTAATAATTGCATTCCAAAACAAATTCCTAATAAAGGAATATTATTTTCCCTTGCATACTTAATTGTTTTTATTTTTCCATCTGTTCCATCTGTTCCAAATCCTCCAGAAATAATTATTCCACTATAATTATTTAATTTTTTGAGATCCAAAGATTTAGAATCTAACAAATCTATTTTTAAATCTATTTTTTTATAAATAGAAATAATTTTTAAACTCTCAATTATCGAAAGATAAGAATCTTTTAAATTATGGTATTTACCAACAATTGCAATTCTTAATTTATCTTTATTTTGATAAGAGATTAAATTATTAAATAAATCATATTTTTCAATATTTTTATTTATTAATTTTAAATTTAAAATTTTAGCAATTTTTTGATCAATTTTTTCTTCCATTAATTTTTTAGGAATTTGATATACATTTGGTAAATTTTCTAATTCCAAAATATATTCTTTATTTACACCACAATTAATAGAAATTTTATTGAATACTTCTTGATTATTTATTTTATTTTCTGTTCTTACAATTAAAAAATTAGGAAATACACCAAGACTATGTAATTCTTTAATACTATGTTGAAAAGGTTTGCTTTTATATTCTTTATTAATTGAAAGAAAAGGAACAAAACCAATATGAATATTTATTACATTTTCTCTTTCAAATTGTAATTGTCTAATTGCTTCAAAATAGGGAATAGATTCAATATCTCCTACAGTTCCACCTATTTCCACAATTAAA
This genomic interval carries:
- a CDS encoding reverse transcriptase-like protein, encoding MEKYELDNLIVEILKLLIDKENNGVTTLIYSDKLKFNNFIKEFKNKAIDSNNDKSFDKLSNIKKLERIFEELDFESTIDLLKKIKKHIFSTKRLNNKNLENSAKKIINLIESFLNENKKKFTIIEDINKLIYQILEENDFKIKCKKLGLFYSFLDGRENREKLKSFFGKKIVNDVFIKLNNNGEIRHKGNKLISEEEFIDLFEKITTFSYFIELDNLLKNKKKDLNNNKIKQKIFYIDGAISSNKNNVGLIAIVDNKGKLLYRSENPDCEWSNEIEAFAFLEFIKYLLKNKILKAFFYDDNKTIISWIKTRKINSKTKAKDYMKKAFSLIDENNIKIEVEYIKGIDNLADKYTREI
- a CDS encoding CTP synthase, producing the protein MKNSRKINGKIIFITGGVLSSLGKGIFAASLAFMFKERGLKVNMMKFDPYLNVDPGTISPIEHGEVFVTKDGGETDLDIGHYERFINQNLSKNSSISSGKIYRNLIEKERRGKYLGKTVQIIPHVINEIIDLILNNLKNNDLLIVEIGGTVGDIESIPYFEAIRQLQFERENVINIHIGFVPFLSINKEYKSKPFQHSIKELHSLGVFPNFLIVRTENKINNQEVFNKISINCGVNKEYILELENLPNVYQIPKKLMEEKIDQKIAKILNLKLINKNIEKYDLFNNLISYQNKDKLRIAIVGKYHNLKDSYLSIIESLKIISIYKKIDLKIDLLDSKSLDLKKLNNYSGIIISGGFGTDGTDGKIKTIKYARENNIPLLGICFGMQLLILEFANNVLNLNLYHQELNPEKKQKFIIHLLEDQDLKNFGGTMRLGEYECKIFPNTIASKIYKKDLINQRHRHRYEFNNQYKNILEKNGLVFSGINPQTNLVEIVEYPKNDFFIAVQFHPEFNTKIFKLDPLFESFIEASNNYGKKWKNNQER